One stretch of Comamonas testosteroni DNA includes these proteins:
- a CDS encoding helix-turn-helix domain-containing protein, whose protein sequence is MNSTTASQASEQDALFGAAVRARRAQLGITLDQLAQASGVSPGALSRVERGLLATSLRNAMAIAQGLGCELGELVQSAPSAQITRAGENLRFVDETSGVERLALASPSAGVNLVHYRFPPHAVSSHFAAHRAGTREVFHVLEGSIEVFTAQEQVLLHAGDTATLVVDSEHQLANASGQPARLLLLVLSPTL, encoded by the coding sequence TTGAACTCCACCACCGCATCGCAGGCATCGGAGCAGGATGCGCTTTTCGGCGCCGCCGTCCGCGCGCGCCGCGCCCAGTTGGGCATCACACTGGATCAGCTGGCCCAGGCCAGCGGTGTTTCGCCGGGCGCGCTATCGCGCGTGGAGCGCGGTCTGCTGGCCACCAGCCTGCGCAATGCCATGGCGATTGCACAAGGTCTGGGCTGCGAGCTGGGCGAGCTGGTGCAAAGCGCGCCCAGTGCGCAGATCACGCGAGCCGGCGAGAATCTGCGCTTTGTCGACGAGACCAGCGGCGTGGAGCGCCTGGCCCTGGCCAGCCCCAGCGCGGGTGTGAACCTCGTGCATTACCGCTTTCCACCGCATGCCGTCTCCAGCCATTTCGCGGCCCATCGCGCAGGCACACGCGAGGTCTTTCACGTTCTCGAAGGCAGCATCGAAGTCTTCACCGCCCAGGAGCAGGTACTGCTGCATGCGGGCGACACGGCCACGCTGGTGGTGGACAGCGAGCACCAGCTGGCCAACGCCTCGGGCCAGCCCGCACGCCTGCTGCTGCTGGTGCTGTCGCCAACGCTCTGA
- a CDS encoding DNA-3-methyladenine glycosylase family protein, with amino-acid sequence MLLEVSIALPARYRFDEFVHFHDRDEQQLAERVDAGAHSLHKAIMWKRSPALLQLQWQTGQVQASLHAAQAEPAEADRAVLQAMVKRMLGLIYGPDQLEQAHGDHRELGVLLSRQVGLHVPGSPTPFEALTWAITGQQITVAVAVSLRRKLIALAGEPLAQCGGMPALHAYPDAQRVAALGLDALRGAGFSQAKAQTLLAVAQAVADDSLPLDDWAARSAAGRWSEEDVAAASAQLLAVKGIGPWTVNYTLLRGYGWPDGSLHGDVAVRRAIGLLTGGAKPDARAASDWLEQFRPWRALVAAHLWASLADSAY; translated from the coding sequence ATGCTGCTTGAAGTCTCCATTGCCCTGCCCGCGCGTTACCGCTTTGACGAATTCGTGCATTTCCATGATCGCGACGAGCAGCAACTGGCCGAACGGGTCGATGCCGGAGCGCACAGCCTGCACAAGGCCATCATGTGGAAACGCAGCCCCGCCCTGCTGCAGCTGCAATGGCAGACCGGACAGGTGCAGGCCAGCTTGCATGCAGCGCAGGCAGAGCCGGCCGAGGCAGACCGGGCTGTGCTGCAAGCCATGGTGAAACGCATGCTGGGGCTGATCTACGGGCCCGACCAGCTGGAGCAGGCGCATGGTGATCACCGCGAGCTGGGAGTGCTGCTGTCGCGCCAGGTCGGCCTGCATGTGCCCGGCTCGCCCACGCCCTTCGAGGCGCTGACCTGGGCCATCACCGGCCAGCAGATCACGGTGGCCGTGGCCGTTTCGCTGCGGCGCAAGCTGATAGCGCTGGCGGGCGAGCCGCTGGCGCAATGCGGGGGCATGCCGGCCCTGCACGCTTATCCCGATGCACAGCGCGTGGCGGCCTTGGGGCTGGACGCGCTGCGCGGTGCGGGCTTTTCCCAGGCCAAGGCCCAGACCCTGCTGGCCGTGGCCCAGGCCGTCGCCGACGATAGCCTGCCGCTGGACGACTGGGCCGCCCGCAGCGCCGCCGGGCGCTGGAGCGAGGAGGATGTGGCCGCTGCCTCGGCGCAATTGCTGGCGGTCAAGGGCATAGGGCCGTGGACGGTGAATTACACCTTGCTGCGCGGCTATGGCTGGCCTGACGGCAGCTTGCACGGCGATGTGGCGGTACGCCGGGCCATAGGCCTGCTCACGGGTGGCGCCAAACCCGATGCGCGCGCCGCCAGCGACTGGCTGGAGCAGTTCAGGCCCTGGCGCGCGCTGGTGGCCGCGCACCTCTGGGCCTCGCTGGCCGACAGCGCCTATTGA
- the ada gene encoding bifunctional DNA-binding transcriptional regulator/O6-methylguanine-DNA methyltransferase Ada, with protein sequence MPSPLPSTAAANSQTDERMIQCCRWLESEEPMPALEELAQRLGLSPWQLHRNFKRATGLTPKAYAKAYRGRHVRAALAQEASESVTDAAYLSGYEASSSFYKDAPAMLGMAPQSYRKRGQNQRIRFALAECSLGSLLVASTDKGVCCVLLGDDPHALVDDLQQRFAAAQLIGADAQYEQTVAQVVALMEQPRLGLALPLDIQGTAFQQRVWQALQSIPAGQTVSYSELARQLGQPSATRAVASAVAANPIAVAVPCHRVLRNDGSISGYRWGVERKRALLLREAQQAQIKLS encoded by the coding sequence ATGCCCAGTCCTCTGCCTTCCACCGCCGCTGCAAATTCGCAAACCGATGAGCGCATGATCCAGTGCTGCCGCTGGCTGGAGAGCGAGGAGCCCATGCCCGCTCTGGAAGAACTGGCGCAGCGCCTGGGGCTCAGTCCCTGGCAGTTGCACCGCAACTTCAAGCGCGCCACGGGGCTCACGCCCAAGGCCTATGCCAAGGCCTATCGCGGCAGGCATGTGCGTGCCGCGCTGGCGCAGGAGGCCAGCGAGTCGGTCACCGATGCGGCCTATCTGAGCGGTTATGAAGCCAGCAGCAGCTTCTACAAGGACGCACCGGCCATGCTGGGCATGGCGCCGCAGTCCTATCGCAAGCGCGGGCAGAACCAGCGTATCCGCTTTGCGCTTGCCGAATGCTCGCTGGGCAGCCTGCTGGTGGCCAGCACCGACAAGGGCGTGTGCTGCGTGCTGCTTGGCGATGACCCGCATGCGCTGGTGGACGATCTGCAGCAGCGTTTTGCGGCGGCGCAACTGATCGGAGCCGATGCCCAGTATGAGCAGACCGTGGCCCAGGTGGTGGCGCTGATGGAGCAGCCCAGGCTGGGGCTGGCCCTGCCGCTGGATATTCAGGGCACGGCGTTTCAGCAGCGCGTGTGGCAGGCGCTGCAGAGCATTCCGGCCGGCCAGACCGTCAGCTACAGCGAACTGGCCCGGCAGCTGGGGCAGCCGAGCGCCACGCGGGCCGTCGCCAGCGCGGTGGCTGCCAACCCGATTGCCGTGGCCGTACCCTGCCATCGCGTGCTGCGCAACGACGGCAGCATCTCGGGCTATCGCTGGGGTGTGGAGCGCAAGCGTGCGCTGCTGCTGCGCGAGGCCCAGCAGGCCCAAATCAAGCTCTCTTAA
- the kynA gene encoding tryptophan 2,3-dioxygenase — protein MTNESSGCPMHGGAAIVRDEKAQLDFSRDMSYGDYLHLDQILTAQHPLSPAHDEMLFIVQHQTSELWMKLMLHEVRAATAAIANASGETKPDAFKMLARVSRIMEQLVSAWTVLSTMTPPEYSAMRPYLANSSGFQSYQYRCIEFALGNKNAAMLQPHAHRSDLLAQVQAAYESPSLYDVALQLLAREGIAVPADRLQRDWTQPYEASEGVKQAWITVYRDPHKYWDLYQLGEKLADIEDAFRLWRFRHLTTVERVIGFKRGTGGTGGVSYLKKMLDVVLFPEIWSLRTEL, from the coding sequence ATGACGAATGAATCCTCCGGCTGCCCTATGCATGGCGGCGCCGCCATCGTCCGCGACGAGAAAGCCCAGCTCGACTTCAGCCGTGACATGAGCTATGGCGACTATCTGCATCTGGACCAGATTCTCACGGCCCAGCACCCGCTGTCGCCTGCCCATGACGAGATGCTGTTCATCGTGCAGCACCAGACCAGCGAGCTGTGGATGAAGCTGATGCTGCACGAGGTGCGCGCGGCTACGGCAGCCATTGCCAATGCCTCGGGCGAGACCAAGCCCGATGCCTTCAAGATGCTGGCTCGCGTCTCGCGCATCATGGAACAGCTGGTCAGCGCCTGGACCGTGCTGTCCACCATGACGCCGCCCGAGTACTCGGCCATGCGTCCCTATCTGGCCAACTCCAGCGGCTTTCAGAGCTACCAGTACCGCTGTATCGAGTTTGCGCTGGGCAACAAGAATGCGGCCATGCTCCAGCCCCACGCACATCGCTCGGACCTGCTGGCCCAGGTACAGGCTGCCTACGAATCGCCGTCGCTGTACGACGTGGCCCTGCAGTTGCTGGCGCGCGAAGGCATCGCCGTGCCTGCCGACCGCCTGCAGCGCGACTGGACCCAGCCCTATGAAGCCAGCGAGGGCGTGAAACAGGCCTGGATCACCGTCTACCGCGACCCGCACAAGTATTGGGATCTGTACCAGTTGGGCGAAAAGCTGGCCGATATCGAAGATGCCTTCCGTCTCTGGCGCTTCCGCCACCTGACCACGGTGGAGCGCGTCATCGGCTTCAAGCGCGGCACGGGCGGCACCGGTGGAGTGAGCTACCTCAAGAAGATGCTGGACGTGGTGCTGTTCCCCGAGATCTGGAGCCTGCGCACCGAGCTCTAA
- a CDS encoding MFS transporter produces the protein MPSDHSAVPPGPNTSPKPDSSAWAMLVCLLTGFALSQAFRTVTSVIADGLRTDFGLSAQSLGSFAGLFALSFGVAQLLMGIGMDIYGLRRTVLLAFPLSIAGAALSALAPSYSWLMLGQLLIGVGCSPAFLASTMFIARHFPADKFAYLSGIGLGLGGLGLLFTGTPMAWLVQHMGWRAGFALLAVLSALSWLLIFFKVHEPALPGDSQPKPGFMQALQGFGSLLLLPHTWGIVLLGMVSYASFLTVRGLWLSPMLMDRYQFSLVTTGNVALACSVISLFVPSMFGRLDPGPARRRQRIARFALLMAAVFVALALVHQSVGSVLLLLVMSVLSGYGTLIYADVRSSYPPATTGRALSIFTMAMFLGAALMQWLSGLVAGVAERQNADIYQAVMLMIAAMLGSGVLAYQLIKPSPLLLKASH, from the coding sequence ATGCCCTCCGATCACAGCGCCGTCCCGCCAGGGCCGAACACCAGTCCAAAACCCGACTCTTCCGCCTGGGCCATGCTGGTCTGCCTGCTCACGGGCTTTGCGCTGAGCCAGGCCTTCAGAACGGTCACCTCCGTCATCGCCGATGGTCTGCGCACGGACTTTGGCCTCTCCGCGCAGTCGCTGGGCTCGTTTGCCGGGCTGTTTGCGCTGTCCTTCGGCGTGGCCCAGCTGCTCATGGGCATAGGCATGGATATCTACGGCTTGCGCCGTACCGTGCTGCTGGCCTTTCCGCTGTCGATTGCGGGCGCCGCACTGTCCGCACTCGCACCCAGCTACTCCTGGCTGATGCTGGGCCAGCTGCTGATCGGCGTGGGCTGCTCGCCCGCCTTTCTGGCCAGCACCATGTTTATCGCGCGCCACTTTCCGGCCGACAAATTTGCCTACCTCTCGGGCATAGGCCTTGGCCTGGGTGGACTGGGCCTGCTGTTTACCGGCACGCCCATGGCCTGGCTGGTTCAGCATATGGGCTGGCGCGCCGGCTTTGCGCTGCTGGCGGTGCTGAGTGCGCTGTCCTGGCTGCTGATTTTCTTCAAGGTGCACGAGCCCGCGCTTCCCGGGGACTCCCAGCCCAAGCCCGGCTTCATGCAGGCACTGCAAGGTTTTGGCAGCCTGCTGCTGCTGCCCCATACCTGGGGCATTGTGCTGCTGGGCATGGTCAGCTATGCCTCGTTTCTCACCGTACGCGGCCTCTGGCTCAGTCCCATGCTGATGGACCGCTACCAGTTTTCATTGGTCACGACCGGCAATGTGGCACTGGCCTGCTCCGTCATTTCGCTGTTCGTGCCTTCCATGTTCGGCCGGCTGGACCCCGGTCCGGCCAGGCGCCGCCAGCGCATTGCACGCTTTGCGCTGCTCATGGCCGCCGTTTTTGTAGCACTGGCCCTGGTCCATCAATCCGTAGGCAGCGTGCTGCTGCTGCTGGTCATGAGTGTGCTTTCAGGCTATGGCACGCTGATCTATGCCGATGTGCGCTCCTCCTACCCACCGGCCACGACGGGACGCGCGCTGTCCATCTTCACCATGGCCATGTTTCTCGGAGCCGCGCTCATGCAGTGGCTGTCCGGCCTGGTTGCAGGCGTTGCGGAACGCCAGAATGCCGACATCTATCAGGCCGTGATGCTGATGATTGCCGCCATGCTGGGCAGCGGTGTGCT